One segment of Bradyrhizobium sp. WD16 DNA contains the following:
- a CDS encoding urease accessory protein UreF, producing the protein MADRPVLPPAGADPAPALAALDSPGLFRLMTWLSPAFPVGAFSYSSGLEWAVEAGDVTSAGSLRDWLAAMLSDGAGFCDAVFMAQAHRRAAAADDVGLGEVAELASAMVPSRERLLETTAQGRAFVAIAQAAWGCERFGALALVLGPSPAYPVAVGALCAAHGIALAPSLQAFLHALTSNWISAAARLVPLGQTDAQRTLAALEADIAATAARAVGAGLDDLGSATFRADLASLRHETQYTRLFRS; encoded by the coding sequence ATGGCCGATAGGCCGGTGCTGCCTCCGGCCGGGGCGGATCCCGCCCCGGCGCTGGCCGCTCTCGACAGTCCCGGCTTGTTCCGGCTGATGACCTGGTTGTCGCCGGCGTTTCCGGTCGGCGCCTTCTCCTACTCCAGCGGTCTCGAATGGGCGGTCGAAGCCGGCGACGTCACGAGCGCCGGCAGCCTGCGTGACTGGCTCGCCGCCATGCTGAGCGACGGCGCGGGCTTCTGCGACGCCGTGTTCATGGCGCAAGCCCATCGGCGGGCGGCTGCTGCGGATGACGTCGGCCTCGGCGAGGTCGCCGAGCTTGCCTCGGCCATGGTGCCGTCCCGCGAACGCCTCCTGGAAACAACGGCGCAGGGGCGTGCCTTCGTGGCAATCGCGCAGGCGGCCTGGGGCTGTGAGCGCTTCGGCGCACTGGCGCTCGTGCTGGGGCCGTCGCCGGCCTATCCCGTGGCCGTAGGCGCACTTTGCGCCGCCCATGGCATTGCGCTTGCCCCGTCGTTGCAGGCGTTCCTGCATGCCCTGACTTCGAACTGGATTTCGGCTGCGGCGCGACTGGTGCCGCTCGGCCAGACCGATGCCCAGCGCACCCTTGCGGCACTGGAAGCCGACATCGCCGCCACAGCGGCGCGGGCCGTCGGCGCCGGGCTCGACGATCTTGGCAGCGCTACCTTCCGCGCCGATCTCGCCAGCCTGCGCCATGAAACCCAGTACACGCGGCTGTTCCGCTCATGA
- a CDS encoding putative quinol monooxygenase has translation MIYVIATLTVKPETRAELIAAAKLSIAATRKEAGNISYDMHESVTDPSRIVFVEQWQDTDVLGVHGKSEHMRAFGRVAAKCLSAPPRIEVITPAKVEVR, from the coding sequence GTGATCTACGTCATCGCCACTTTGACCGTGAAGCCAGAGACGCGCGCCGAACTGATCGCCGCCGCCAAGCTGTCGATCGCTGCCACCCGCAAGGAGGCCGGCAACATCTCCTACGACATGCACGAGAGCGTGACCGATCCGAGCCGCATCGTCTTCGTCGAGCAGTGGCAAGATACCGATGTGCTCGGCGTTCACGGCAAGAGCGAGCACATGCGGGCCTTCGGTCGGGTCGCGGCGAAATGCCTGAGCGCCCCGCCGCGGATCGAGGTGATCACGCCGGCCAAGGTCGAGGTGCGATGA
- a CDS encoding response regulator, translating to MTSTGSSCRLPKGLRVLAVEDEALIALDLEDMLRGSGAGEVIIARDFDEVERALATQPIDVAIINLDPSVDAGADFRPARAVQASGIPFLFATGADGAAAADFSDAILVGKPYTCGAIVAGVLETLARAVLSKAFSAPIESEPRP from the coding sequence ATGACGTCCACCGGTTCATCGTGCCGCCTGCCGAAGGGGCTGCGGGTTCTCGCCGTCGAGGACGAGGCGCTGATCGCGCTCGACCTCGAGGACATGCTGCGCGGTTCGGGAGCCGGCGAGGTCATCATCGCCCGGGATTTCGATGAAGTCGAAAGGGCCCTGGCCACCCAACCGATCGACGTGGCGATCATCAATCTCGACCCGTCGGTGGACGCCGGCGCCGACTTCCGTCCGGCCCGGGCGGTGCAGGCCTCCGGAATTCCGTTCCTGTTCGCCACCGGCGCGGACGGCGCCGCGGCTGCGGACTTCTCCGACGCCATCCTCGTCGGCAAACCCTATACCTGCGGGGCCATCGTGGCCGGCGTGCTGGAGACGCTGGCCCGCGCCGTTCTGTCTAAAGCCTTCTCCGCTCCGATAGAATCGGAGCCGAGGCCCTAA
- a CDS encoding response regulator: MSRSQVVAEHLPLLRRYARALTGHQSSGDAYVAAMLEALLQDPSLLDEKYGARAGLFRLFTKIWNSVSLNETNGVNVTPIPSERRLSNITPQPRQAFLLLSLEGFSEDEAAFILDTDVAEVRRLAEEAGRELAAEIATDVLIIEDETFIAMDLESLVKNLGHNVIGVARTHADAVALAKNHRPGLILADIQLADGSSGLDAVNELLRAFEVPVVFITAYPERFLTGERPEPAFLISKPFQPAMVSAVASQALFFQRNSRSRSAKAAVS; encoded by the coding sequence ATGTCTCGTTCCCAGGTTGTCGCCGAACACTTGCCACTGCTTCGCCGCTATGCCCGCGCCCTGACCGGCCATCAGTCCTCCGGCGACGCCTATGTGGCTGCTATGCTGGAAGCGCTGCTCCAGGATCCATCGCTGCTCGACGAAAAATACGGCGCCCGCGCCGGATTGTTCCGCCTGTTTACCAAGATCTGGAATTCGGTGAGTCTCAATGAGACCAACGGTGTCAACGTGACGCCGATCCCGTCGGAGCGGAGGCTGTCCAATATCACGCCGCAGCCACGCCAGGCCTTCCTGCTGCTGTCGCTCGAAGGTTTTTCGGAAGACGAGGCGGCGTTCATTCTCGATACCGATGTCGCCGAGGTGCGTCGGCTTGCCGAGGAGGCGGGACGCGAGCTTGCCGCCGAGATCGCCACCGACGTTCTCATCATCGAGGACGAGACCTTTATCGCCATGGACCTCGAAAGTCTGGTAAAAAATCTCGGCCACAACGTCATCGGCGTCGCGCGTACCCATGCGGATGCCGTGGCGCTCGCCAAGAATCATCGGCCCGGTTTGATCCTTGCCGATATCCAGCTCGCTGACGGCTCTTCGGGTCTCGACGCGGTCAACGAGCTGTTGCGGGCCTTCGAGGTGCCAGTAGTGTTCATCACCGCGTATCCGGAGCGCTTCCTGACCGGCGAACGACCGGAGCCGGCCTTCCTGATCTCGAAGCCCTTCCAGCCGGCAATGGTCTCGGCGGTGGCGAGCCAGGCCTTGTTCTTCCAGCGCAATTCCCGCAGCCGTTCAGCAAAGGCCGCGGTCTCCTGA
- the ureG gene encoding urease accessory protein UreG: protein MPAYHGPLRVGIGGPVGSGKTALMDLLCKTMRERYDIAAITNDIYTRWDAEYLVRAGSLTPDRIAGVETGGCPHTAIREDASMNLAAVADMRARFPDLDLILIESGGDNLAATFSPELADLTIYVIDVAAGDKIPSKGGPGITRSDLLVINKTDLAPYVGASLEKMETDARRMRGERPFVMTNLKRGDGLGRIVSFIEAKGGLRPRG from the coding sequence ATGCCTGCATATCATGGCCCCCTTCGCGTCGGTATCGGCGGCCCGGTCGGCTCGGGCAAGACCGCGCTGATGGATCTGCTCTGCAAGACGATGCGCGAGCGCTACGATATCGCCGCCATCACCAATGACATCTACACCAGGTGGGATGCCGAATATCTGGTGCGCGCCGGATCGTTGACGCCGGATCGCATTGCCGGTGTCGAGACCGGCGGCTGCCCCCACACCGCGATCCGCGAGGATGCCTCGATGAATCTCGCTGCGGTCGCCGACATGCGCGCCCGGTTTCCCGATCTCGACCTGATCCTGATCGAGTCGGGCGGAGACAATCTCGCCGCCACCTTCTCGCCCGAACTCGCCGACCTGACCATCTATGTCATTGATGTCGCGGCAGGGGACAAGATCCCGTCCAAGGGCGGACCTGGCATTACGCGTTCAGACCTGCTGGTGATCAACAAGACCGATCTCGCGCCTTATGTCGGCGCTTCGCTGGAGAAGATGGAAACCGATGCGCGCCGCATGCGCGGCGAACGTCCTTTCGTCATGACCAATCTCAAGCGAGGTGATGGCCTCGGCCGGATCGTCAGCTTCATCGAAGCCAAGGGCGGATTGCGGCCCCGCGGCTGA
- a CDS encoding HWE histidine kinase domain-containing protein yields the protein MFRLGILIGLIALIGVTLSGLVAYRVYNQDISLDDAALERAVDIHARLVQDRLSERELLTRIISELMRKPALLRGNVLEPLRSSIYAFKTDFVVAGWVARIPPSDLLDAQKQLAAAGFTRPEIRDSEDQQLDVRSINQPLDVLMDVEPRNSQTLIYPGRTFNQHPVLGPLLARAALERKPLSSDPLPLAGDRQSIGVVLVAPIVQDGATTVAGFLTFSYRLAPLVLANEDGSPFRLALQDPQDSARQIVADSREQTTIEPVRIAADAQVLTRVVQFGGRQWVLRYYPGSDPRIHAGQVAAIIAVIGLALTSIVCGLFGYVVYNNVRLSREIEVRIGFENRLTAVIGELNHRVKNILAVIQSIVTRTLRHGADIDTARELLIGRIHAMSNVVSLLSDSQWQGVKLRGLLESRAIPHAERIAIDGPDISVSPRAAQSLSLLFFELASHADEGLSLVGKHPNISAHWQVRGEGKAAIFDFRWEEFNTSEATRRPDSDFGIILLDRVAPEALGGTARRYFSDVSYVYELTAPMETVVDQAELDRTDRIATSLPQTSHRK from the coding sequence GTGTTTCGACTAGGTATTCTCATCGGTCTGATTGCGCTGATCGGAGTGACCCTTTCGGGGCTCGTCGCCTATCGGGTCTACAATCAGGATATTTCGCTGGACGATGCGGCGCTGGAGCGCGCTGTGGATATCCATGCCCGGTTGGTTCAGGATCGCCTCAGCGAGCGGGAATTGCTCACCCGGATCATCTCGGAGCTTATGCGCAAGCCGGCGCTGTTGCGCGGCAATGTGCTGGAGCCGCTGCGGTCCTCGATCTACGCCTTCAAGACCGACTTCGTCGTGGCCGGCTGGGTGGCGCGAATCCCGCCCTCGGATCTGCTCGATGCGCAGAAGCAGCTGGCCGCGGCCGGCTTCACCCGGCCGGAGATCCGCGATTCCGAAGACCAGCAGCTCGACGTGCGCTCGATCAACCAGCCGCTGGACGTGCTGATGGACGTCGAGCCGCGGAACTCTCAGACACTCATCTACCCGGGGCGCACCTTCAATCAGCATCCGGTGCTCGGGCCGCTGCTGGCGCGCGCCGCCCTGGAGCGCAAGCCGCTCAGTTCCGACCCGCTGCCGCTCGCGGGCGACAGGCAGAGCATCGGCGTGGTGCTGGTCGCCCCGATCGTTCAGGACGGCGCGACGACCGTCGCGGGCTTCCTGACCTTCTCCTATCGCCTGGCGCCGCTCGTCCTCGCCAATGAGGATGGCAGTCCGTTCAGGCTGGCGCTGCAGGATCCGCAGGATTCGGCCCGGCAGATTGTTGCCGACAGCCGCGAGCAAACCACCATTGAGCCGGTTCGCATTGCCGCTGACGCCCAGGTGCTGACCCGTGTCGTTCAGTTCGGCGGGCGGCAGTGGGTGCTGCGCTACTATCCGGGGAGCGACCCGCGCATTCACGCCGGGCAGGTTGCCGCCATCATTGCCGTGATCGGGTTGGCGCTCACCAGCATCGTCTGCGGCCTGTTCGGCTATGTGGTCTATAACAACGTCCGCCTCAGTCGCGAGATCGAGGTGCGCATCGGATTCGAGAACCGCCTCACTGCGGTCATCGGCGAATTGAATCATCGGGTAAAGAATATCCTTGCGGTGATCCAGTCGATCGTGACCCGCACGCTGCGCCATGGCGCCGATATCGATACCGCACGCGAGCTGCTGATCGGCCGCATTCATGCGATGTCGAACGTTGTCTCGCTGCTCAGCGACAGCCAGTGGCAGGGCGTGAAACTGCGCGGCCTGCTGGAATCACGGGCGATTCCCCACGCCGAGCGGATCGCCATCGACGGGCCAGACATTTCAGTCAGTCCACGCGCGGCCCAGAGCCTGTCGCTGCTGTTCTTCGAACTGGCGTCCCACGCCGACGAGGGCTTGTCACTGGTCGGCAAGCACCCGAACATTTCGGCGCACTGGCAGGTGCGCGGCGAGGGCAAGGCAGCGATCTTCGATTTTCGCTGGGAGGAGTTCAACACGTCGGAGGCCACACGCCGCCCGGACAGCGATTTCGGCATCATCCTGCTCGATCGCGTCGCGCCGGAGGCCCTGGGCGGCACCGCGCGCCGTTACTTCAGCGATGTCAGCTACGTCTATGAACTGACTGCGCCGATGGAGACGGTGGTCGACCAGGCCGAACTCGACCGCACCGATCGCATCGCCACGTCGCTGCCGCAGACGTCGCACCGCAAGTAG
- a CDS encoding sigma-70 family RNA polymerase sigma factor, with product MPLTSQLRDDMLACVPSLRAFAISLSGNGDRADDLVQETLLRALANIDSFQPGSNMPAWLFTILRNLFRSDYRKRRREVEDADGSYAKTLKSQPNQTQHLEFEEFRVALEKLPQDQKEALILVGASGFSYEDASSICGCAVGTIKSRVNRARSKLSSLLYVEGTDDFGPDNTVRAVIGSGSNR from the coding sequence ATGCCCCTGACGTCGCAGCTGCGTGATGACATGCTGGCCTGTGTGCCAAGCCTGCGCGCCTTCGCCATTTCGCTCAGCGGCAATGGCGATCGGGCCGACGACCTGGTGCAGGAAACCCTGCTCCGGGCGCTGGCCAATATTGATTCCTTCCAACCAGGGTCGAACATGCCGGCCTGGCTGTTCACCATCCTGCGCAATCTCTTCCGCTCCGATTACCGAAAGCGGCGGCGCGAGGTGGAGGACGCCGACGGCAGCTACGCCAAGACGCTCAAGTCGCAGCCGAACCAGACCCAGCACCTGGAGTTCGAGGAATTCCGCGTCGCGCTGGAAAAACTGCCGCAGGACCAGAAGGAAGCTCTGATTCTCGTCGGCGCTTCGGGCTTTTCCTACGAAGATGCCTCATCGATCTGCGGTTGCGCGGTAGGCACCATCAAGAGCCGGGTCAATCGCGCCCGTTCCAAACTGAGCAGCCTGCTCTATGTAGAAGGCACCGACGATTTCGGGCCCGACAACACGGTGCGGGCGGTGATCGGCAGCGGCAGCAACCGCTGA
- a CDS encoding urease accessory protein UreE — protein MIRAVKVQGPGWAGKPADTVVLGFDDRHRRRLAMEGTRGLAFLLDLEQAVALRGGDALVLEDGRLVEVVAAPEPLIEIRGSDPQHLVRIAWHLGNRHLPTQITPRGLRIRRDHVIADMVRGLGGRVVEIEAPFDPEGGAYTSPATVPAPERGHHHGHHGHDHDHHHDHHGHDNHDHDHHGHDDDHCHDGTCGHDHGHGR, from the coding sequence ATGATCCGCGCGGTGAAGGTGCAGGGCCCCGGCTGGGCCGGGAAGCCAGCCGATACGGTGGTGCTCGGTTTCGACGACCGCCATCGGCGACGCCTCGCCATGGAGGGCACGCGCGGGCTCGCCTTCCTGCTCGACCTCGAGCAGGCCGTGGCGCTGCGCGGTGGCGATGCGCTGGTGCTCGAAGACGGGCGGCTGGTGGAAGTGGTCGCGGCCCCCGAACCGCTGATCGAGATCCGCGGTTCCGATCCGCAACATCTCGTGCGGATTGCCTGGCATCTCGGTAACCGCCATCTGCCGACCCAGATCACGCCGCGCGGGCTGCGTATCCGGCGCGATCACGTCATCGCCGACATGGTACGGGGTCTCGGCGGCCGCGTCGTCGAGATCGAGGCGCCGTTCGATCCGGAAGGCGGCGCCTATACCTCCCCCGCCACGGTGCCGGCCCCCGAGCGCGGCCACCATCACGGGCACCACGGTCACGATCATGACCATCACCATGACCACCACGGTCATGACAACCACGATCATGACCATCATGGCCATGATGACGACCACTGTCATGACGGGACCTGCGGCCACGATCATGGTCATGGCCGATAG
- a CDS encoding NepR family anti-sigma factor, with translation MKELKPQSKATTGTNKGGLNAEIQSRIGHQLRAMYDDVVRQGVPDRFAELIRKLDVVDVPHAVASPAAGGSAMSAKHDGRD, from the coding sequence ATGAAAGAATTAAAGCCTCAATCGAAGGCGACCACAGGCACCAACAAAGGCGGCCTGAACGCCGAAATCCAGTCCCGGATCGGACACCAGCTCAGGGCAATGTATGATGATGTGGTCCGGCAGGGTGTTCCCGACCGGTTTGCAGAACTGATCCGCAAGCTCGACGTCGTCGATGTGCCGCACGCGGTGGCTAGTCCCGCCGCCGGCGGCAGCGCGATGTCGGCAAAACATGACGGGAGGGACTAA